A genomic segment from Schistocerca piceifrons isolate TAMUIC-IGC-003096 chromosome 4, iqSchPice1.1, whole genome shotgun sequence encodes:
- the LOC124795939 gene encoding putative gustatory receptor 28a: protein CTSLNFVYLLNKVIGIAPFSFDDTNAKLVVSTAGKLHSVVVSFLLLASFYFEIISVLEGSDLEDRIADYSDIFSEMLFNIWWLCSITYSSEVVRREFGNTERLVKKLLLLPTPVDRSCSAELQLFAQQLAGRSVSYSAAGLFSLDLSMVRPAVATATTYLVVLVQFGLSDISKQSNNESNYLNETSR, encoded by the exons TTCGTGTACCTTCTCAATAAGGTCATAGGCATTGCCCCTTTTTCCTTCGATGACACAAATGCGAAACTAGTTGTATCGACTGCGGGAAAATTACACAGTGTCGTCGTGAGCTTTCTGTTGTTAGCTTCCTTCTATTTTGAAATAATATCAGTTTTGGAGGGTAGTGACCTGGAAGACAGAATTGCAGACTATTCTGATATTTTCAGCGAGATGCTTT TTAACATCTGGTGGCTCTGCAGCATTACATACAGCAGTGAAGTGGTCAGACGAGAATTTGGCAACACGGAGCGCCTGGTGaagaagctgctgctgctgccaacaCCAGTGGACCGCAGCTGTTCTGCGGAACTTCAACTGTTCGCCCAGCAGCTGGCTGGGCGGTCAGTCAGCTACAGCGCAGCAGGGCTCTTCTCGCTGGACCTGTCAATGGTGAGGCCAGCTGTGGCCACCGCCACCACCTACCTCGTCGTTCTCGTCCAATTTGGTTTGTCAGATATCAGCAAGCAGTCAAACAACGAGAGTAACTACCTTAATGAGACTTCCAGATAA